The following are from one region of the Streptomyces fradiae genome:
- a CDS encoding MAB_1171c family putative transporter: MFDYIKYLTAVVMTLIAVWRFPAVRYADAHRRALWGGYAGFAVALWIYTPAVMDAVDRIPVVDLSALLRHFASTAAIIAALTYVATSYGKSSETVVPRHVAVSCWIARASYGTGVIGVVLLTVLFFTVVDRDEPSQNFLVDHAGQWGVAVYMTVFYFFPLVTTAVCGYQWTRAARRVEDTSMRVGLGLMGISMWMGLTHTLARITILWAAVAFPLSPSIVRLFVDATAIWMNLLFLIVAVGASIPTTRAAAARWRTWRTLYRTYPLWFDLVDAFPGTSLYPPGRRFAELRHIRVPIDVRLDRWTQDIADACEKLRYYAPRDLMFAAEDITASHPDPEPAAEAYWIKAALQVADTSQANPYTTAPLREKPFVDTDSEAAWLVRVSTAYSHITTDQARELLRHSVEVESEPSRRPAIGFRV; the protein is encoded by the coding sequence GTGTTCGACTACATCAAATACCTTACTGCGGTCGTGATGACCCTTATCGCCGTATGGCGATTCCCAGCGGTTCGGTACGCCGACGCTCACCGCCGGGCGCTCTGGGGCGGTTATGCGGGATTCGCCGTGGCCCTCTGGATCTACACACCAGCAGTGATGGATGCGGTGGATCGCATTCCGGTAGTGGACCTGAGCGCCCTACTCAGGCACTTCGCCAGTACCGCGGCGATCATTGCGGCCCTGACCTATGTCGCCACCAGCTACGGGAAGAGCTCGGAGACGGTCGTGCCCCGGCACGTGGCGGTCTCCTGCTGGATCGCCCGCGCGTCCTACGGGACGGGGGTGATAGGCGTCGTTCTGCTCACGGTCCTGTTCTTCACCGTGGTGGACCGCGACGAGCCGAGCCAGAACTTCCTCGTCGACCACGCTGGGCAATGGGGGGTCGCGGTCTACATGACGGTGTTCTACTTCTTTCCGCTCGTCACGACCGCAGTCTGCGGCTACCAGTGGACGAGGGCGGCGCGACGGGTCGAGGACACGAGCATGCGTGTCGGACTGGGTTTGATGGGGATTTCGATGTGGATGGGGCTGACCCACACGTTGGCGCGTATCACCATCCTTTGGGCTGCGGTAGCTTTCCCTCTGAGTCCCTCCATAGTCCGGCTCTTTGTCGATGCCACAGCGATATGGATGAACCTGCTCTTCCTGATCGTTGCCGTCGGTGCGAGTATTCCCACCACCCGCGCGGCGGCGGCCCGGTGGAGAACTTGGCGCACCCTGTACAGGACTTACCCGCTCTGGTTCGACCTGGTGGATGCGTTTCCCGGGACGAGTCTTTATCCACCAGGGCGGCGCTTCGCGGAACTCAGGCACATACGTGTCCCCATCGATGTTCGCTTGGACCGATGGACTCAGGACATTGCTGACGCTTGCGAGAAGCTGCGCTATTACGCTCCACGAGATCTGATGTTCGCCGCGGAGGACATCACCGCATCGCACCCCGACCCTGAGCCGGCCGCGGAAGCGTACTGGATCAAGGCCGCACTTCAGGTCGCTGACACCTCGCAAGCCAACCCGTACACAACTGCCCCTCTGAGAGAGAAACCGTTCGTTGACACCGACAGTGAAGCGGCGTGGCTTGTGCGGGTCAGCACGGCCTACTCGCACATCACCACGGATCAAGCCCGGGAGCTTCTCCGGCACTCCGTAGAAGTGGAATCCGAACCGAGCCGCCGGCCTGCTATTGGCTTCAGGGTCTGA
- a CDS encoding damage-control phosphatase ARMT1 family protein translates to MAEKTSRVSGDATGAPVILSDEPGSFAWGVLAKRHPALIQQVRDAFPYGRRQHEALDALLDETTNGVIEPLAAADHDRERWADQGKEYFGHSWYDAPFLWAESYFYRRLLGAVGYFGAGPWQGVDPFAPFKRAELRGEAVEEELRALDPLADASVEERATALLYASLWGNRADLGFSISAGEPGPSDVTTSALVADDSATLWQLLPAGATATVAVVADNAGRELIPDLVLIDHLLEHGRAERVVLHVKPYPYYVSDAMTADVVDCLRRLTGAPGEAGRIGGRLWKAMAAGSLEVRTHPFFCAPLPYEEMPEDLRVEFASATLTILKGDLNYRRLVGDRLWHPTTPFAERTRYFPRAVAALRTLKSDVIVGLEQETVDALELAGDAWRTSGTHALIQVRP, encoded by the coding sequence ATGGCAGAGAAGACCTCCCGTGTCTCGGGCGATGCGACCGGTGCGCCAGTCATCCTGAGCGACGAGCCCGGCTCGTTCGCCTGGGGTGTGCTGGCCAAGCGCCACCCTGCCCTCATCCAGCAGGTACGGGACGCCTTCCCGTACGGCCGCCGGCAGCACGAGGCCCTCGACGCCCTGCTGGACGAGACCACCAACGGCGTCATCGAACCTCTCGCCGCCGCGGACCACGATCGTGAGCGCTGGGCGGACCAGGGGAAGGAGTACTTCGGGCACTCGTGGTACGACGCTCCGTTCCTGTGGGCGGAGAGCTACTTCTACCGCCGGCTCCTCGGCGCGGTCGGGTACTTCGGCGCCGGCCCATGGCAGGGAGTCGATCCGTTCGCGCCGTTCAAGCGGGCCGAACTGCGCGGCGAGGCCGTGGAGGAGGAACTGCGGGCCCTGGACCCCCTCGCCGATGCTTCCGTCGAGGAGCGGGCTACGGCCCTGCTGTACGCCTCGCTCTGGGGCAACCGCGCGGACCTCGGCTTCAGCATCTCGGCGGGGGAGCCCGGACCGAGTGACGTTACGACCTCTGCGCTGGTCGCCGACGACAGCGCCACGCTGTGGCAGCTGCTGCCCGCCGGCGCCACGGCCACCGTGGCCGTGGTGGCCGACAACGCGGGTCGTGAGCTGATTCCCGACCTCGTCCTCATCGACCACCTCCTCGAGCACGGGCGTGCCGAGCGGGTCGTGCTGCACGTCAAGCCCTACCCGTACTACGTCTCCGACGCGATGACGGCGGACGTGGTCGACTGCCTCCGGCGCCTCACCGGGGCACCCGGCGAAGCCGGCCGGATCGGCGGCCGACTCTGGAAGGCCATGGCGGCAGGAAGCCTCGAGGTCCGCACCCACCCGTTCTTCTGCGCTCCACTGCCGTACGAGGAGATGCCCGAAGACCTTCGCGTCGAGTTCGCGAGCGCCACGCTCACCATCCTGAAGGGCGACCTCAACTACCGCCGCCTGGTGGGCGACCGGCTGTGGCACCCCACGACCCCCTTCGCCGAACGCACCAGGTACTTCCCCAGGGCCGTCGCGGCGCTCCGGACCTTGAAGTCCGACGTCATCGTCGGCCTGGAGCAGGAAACCGTGGATGCTCTCGAACTGGCCGGGGACGCCTGGCGTACGAGCGGTACTCACGCGCTGATCCAGGTGCGACCGTAG